Below is a genomic region from Bacillus marinisedimentorum.
TGAAACACTTGAAGGCAGTGAGCAGAAACTGCAGGACATTAAAAATGCGGTATTGAACCTGGTTTAATACTGTTTAACTATATGCAGCGAGCATTGAAAAACCCGGCGATAATGCCGGGTTTTTGTGTGGGGTGGGGCTAGTTGCAAATAATGCCTGGCAATTGCCTGGGACTTCCCAGGCAATTGCCAGGCAGCTACATTCCATTTATCTACACGTTATACAAATGGCGGTCAGGTTCTTCAAGTACTTTATCTTCCATATATTTGTGGAAGAACCACTCTCCGGCTGCAAGTGCCAGTGAAGAAACAACTGCTGCCATCAAGGCATTTTCAATTGTCATTCCAGCCAACAGCCAGATGAGCAAAAAGGTCAAACCGAAATCCGACAATGTCGCTACCAGGTTGTTTGTCTTGGGGAATATAAGTAAATCACCAATAAAATAGGCAACAGAACCTAGAATTACAGTCAAGAGCAGGATGTTTCCGAAGCTTATCCCGTAAAAGACACCCAGTACAAGGTACAATATTGCAATGGTCATGACACTTTTTATTCCAAGGGCTTTTAAGTGATCGTCCATGTTCATGTACCTCCTTTCGTGGTGTATAGGACATTTATCTTTACCCGATACATTCAAAAATTAATCAATAATGGGTTTATTTACCATATTCCACCCAAGGAAGCAAGTCCACAAAAAGGGCGGTCCGGAAGTGATAGGAAGAATAAAGAAAGCAGCTTCTGGCATCATAACCGAAACAATGATTCCAGCTGCACCAGCCCATCCTGAAACCCACCCTGCTTTCGTGAACAGTGAGCCAGTTTTGAATTCAGCCTCCATGGATTTGCTTAATAAAGATGAGCCAATCCATATTAAAGCAATGGCAAAATATCCGCTCAATAGTCCAAGACCGAAAATAGCACGATACAGAATAAAGGCCAGCGAATCGGGGCTATCTTCAGCCGCGGAGGCGATAATCGGCAATGTGACCAGTTCAGCCGCTAAAACAACGGTCCATATGGACAGGGAGGATATAAATAGCCGCGCTGCGTTTCGTGCGCCCATGTACGATTCTTTTAAATAGAACTCTGCACTGGATAGACCAAGAAGCCATAAAAAAATCCCGGCAAGCATGATGCTGTGATCAAACATCCATCTCAGGTAAGAATTATTGATATCGTGAAGGGCATGGGAACCGTCCCACGGGTCAACCACCGGCGGATGCAGCAGGGTTGATATCGCAACAAGGGCTGCACCGGCAAGAATCGAGATGCCCGCAGCTTTGTTTGATAACGAATTTCTCATTCAGTCCACACCTCCAAAACCTGTTTAATCCTACTCTACCCGAATTAAAAAGGGGTTAGACTTAGTTGCAAATAATGCCTGGCAATTGCCTGGGACTTCCCAGGCAATTGCCAGGCATTTTATCATTCTTACTGTCCGCCCAGCCTTTTAATGATGTCACTTTCAAGGTTTTTCATGTTATTTTCGAATTGAGACATGTGTTTTTCAAGAGATTGAAATTGCTGTTCGATTTCTTTTACTTGTTTTTGGATTGCATCGATAAACTTTCCATCCATTTGAATGCCACCTTTTCATCGTTTTATTACTAAATTATTCGAAAGGGTGGAACTGGTGAGCTGAAAAACAGAGATACTGAATCGGGAAGCCGTAACAAATCTGATGGCAAAATCGTCTAATCGATAAATAAAGAAATAGCCAGGAAAGGCGGGTCAATATGAAACGGTTTAAATGGGTCTTTGCTGTGATGGGAACGGTTATCCTCATATTTACGGCAGCATGCAGCGGCGGCAATGAAGAATCGGTTGTAACAGAAGATAATGTCTCGAAAAATGAAATGGCAACCAAGGAGGAGAGCGAGCAGGAAATCAGTGGGGAAGCAGGAGCAGGGGATGCGGCATCTACTGTTGAAGATAAGGTGCAATCTGAGCGGAAGGTTGCATATGAAGGCGATTTGTCGCTTGAAGTTGAAACGCTGGATGACTTTTTGCCGTTAGTTGAAAAGAAAACCGCTGAGCTGGGCGGCTATATGGTTGAATCCGCAGTTTACAAGGAATCCGAAGAACATAGGGGAGCACACCTGTCTGTCCGAGTTCCTTCCAAACATTTTCAGGATTTCATGGTTTATGTTGAAGAAAACAGCAAAGAAGTTAATAACCGAAATGTTCGGGGGCAGGATGTGACAGAGGAGTATGTGGATCTGGAGTCTCGTCTGAAAGCCAAGAAGGCCGTTGAAGAAAGGCTTTTGGCGTTTATGGAAGAAGCCCAAAAAACTGAAGACTTGCTGAAAATTTCAAACGATCTTGGCCGTATCCAAGAGGAAATTGAACAGCTTCAAGGACGCATGAAATATCTCGATAACCGAATCGAGTATGCAAGCATTACGATGAATGTTTCTGAATCCTACAGCCCAAAACTGCAGGATAGGGAAGAACTAAACACCTGGGATAAAACAAAGGATACGTTTATCACTACACTTAATGGACTGAGTGCTTTCGCAAGCTGGATATTCGTTGCACTTGTAGGCTTCTCACCGGTGCTCATTTTGCTGGCGATTATTGGCGCGGCCGTCTGGATGATTATGAGACGGAGGAAGCGGAAGCAAGGAGAATCGGGGAAATAATCCGGGGAATACTGCCTGGCAATTGCCAGGCAATTTTTTTTTTTGCCAAACATGTAAAATTGAATTTTAAGGCCGTTTTACTTCTGAAAAATTTAATTTTTCCCAGGAGAAAATTCAATTTTTACCCCTTAAAACCACTGTAAAATTGAATTTTTGCTTTTTTTCAATTTGAATCTATTCCTGTATGATTGGTTTATCTTAGAGGAAAGGAGGTTAACGATTGCGGGACCGTTATATGGAAGAGCTGCTGCGCAGGTTAGCCGAGGTATACAGCGATGTGAAGAGGCTGAAATCTGATTCTGTCACGAGGGCCGAAATCGAGATGATGGAAAAGAAGATGGATGCATTATCCCAGCAGGTTGCTGAAAATACCGAACGGGTCCATCCCTTTACTGAACAATTGAATAATCAGGTTTCGTAAGACTTTTTTATCCAACTACACTCTACCCGAGGGCAAATGGTACTCCCTTGCCAGATGAGGCCCTCACCAGAATCGGAAATTCCACCCTATCCAAACCCAAAACCCTTTGAAATCCACCTTGCATTTCTCGAGGTAAGATTGCCAGCCGTCCATCCGGGCGGCTGTTTTTTTTATGTTTGCTATTCGTTCACCAATCACACTCCATAATTTTACAATAACTGCAAACTGGTTTAACAGCAGGACAGTAACAATTATAATAAGATAATGGAAAAGTAATCGCCAGGTACTGATATCTTTAGAATAGGAGGGAGATCAATGCGTATTGCAATTGCCGGCACAGGTTATGTAGGTCTGGTAACCGGTGTTTGCCTTGCTGAAATCGGTCATGATGTGACCTGTTATGATATCGATCGTGCAAAGTTAAATCAGTTGAAGCAGGGGAACTCGCCGATTTATGAACCTGATTTACCACAATTGCTGAAAAAGAATATTTCGAGTGGCAGGCTCACCTTTACTGATCTTCCCGAAGAAGCATACCGGCAGGCAGAGGTCATTTATATTGCAGTCCCGACACCGCAAGCCGCCGATGGTTCGGCGGATTTATCTTATGTGAGCAGTGCAGCGGAACGTATTGCCAAATCTGTTGTGAAAGATGTTATCGTTGTTGTAAAAAGTACTGTTCCTGTTGGAACGAATGAGAGAGTCGGCGATCTGGTCAATGGACATTTGATGGTTCGTGGCTTAAAGGCGGATGTTGTCTCCAATCCTGAGTTTTTGCGGGAAGGCTCGGCGGTGCACGATATGTTCAATGGGGAGCGGATTATCATCGGTTCAGAATCTGAGCGGGCTGCGGAAATTGTGATTTCAATTAACGAACCGTTCGGAATACCTTTTTTAAAAACAGATGTACGAAGTGCAGAAATGATCAAGTATGCATCAAATGCTTTTCTGGCTGCCAAAGTCAGTTTTATCAATGAGATTGCGAGCATCTCTGAGAAGCTTGGTGCTGATATAGAAGCTGTAGCGGCCGGGATGGGAATGGATAAGCGGATTGGAGATCAGTTTTTACGGGCAGGGATCGGATACGGCGGTTCCTGTTTCCCGAAGGATACGCGTGCACTTGTTCAAATTGCCGGCAATACCGATCATAAATTTGAGTTGCTTGAGTCTGTCATCAAAGTGAATAACAAGCAGCAGTCCGTTTTGTTTGATAAAGCAAAGGGACGATTCGAAAATTTGAAGGGGAAAAAGGCGGCGGTTCTTGGCCTTTCCTTCAAGCCAAACACCGATGACATTCGTGAAGCAGCTTCCATCGTTCTCATTAATATGCTGTTGTTTGAAGGGGTGGAAGTCACAGCCTATGATCCAGCTGCCCTGCAGAAAACAAAAGCAATTCTGGGCAATCGAATAAAATATGCAAAGAACGGAGAAGAAGCTTTACAGAATGCGGATATGGCTTTCCTTGTTACCGAGTGGGATGAAATCAAGGATATCCCTTTTGATGACTATACCGCGCTTATGAAGAAACCGGTCATCTTTGACGGCCGCAACTGCCATTCCCTTGAGGAAGCGGCAAAGCATCCGGTCGAATACTATTCGATCGGGCGGCGTCCGGTAGTGAATGCCATGGAAAGCACTTTTTGAGGGCTGCGAAATGCCTGGCAATTGCCTCGCAATTGCCAGGCATTTTTTGTTCCTCTAAATTTTAAAGTTCATCGTTTTTTACAAATCCCACCTACACAACTGGCACTAAACCGGAAGATATGAAGGAATCTTCATTTTACTAATATTCAAAATCAGGATAAAATATTTTATAACAGCACGATCACCCACCTATGACCCTCCACCATATTTGAAGGAGCGTGAAACATGCCTCGAAACCGGATTGGCTGGTTTCCGGGTGCCCTGTATCACGTTGTCTCCAGAGGGAGCCGGCGTGCTCCCATTTTTTTTCACGACCGCGACCGCCTTAAGTACTTTAACCTCCTCCATGATACACGCCAGGTATTCCCTTTCGAACTTCATGCCTACTGTTTGATGACCAATCATGTTCACCTGCTGATTGAAGTTGATGAGACGCCTCTCGGTCCAATCATGCAAAAACTCAACCACCGATATGCCGTCTATTTCAATCGTACTCATGAATCAAGCGGGCATGTATTCCAGGGTCCTTATTTTGCAACACAGATTACAAGTATTGACGATAAGCTGGCGACTTCAAAATACATTCACCTGAATCCGGTAGAAGCAGGTCTTGTGAAAAATGCAGAAGACTACCCCTGGAGCAGCTGCAAAGCGTATGTAACAGGAGCATTCGATTCCCGTCTTACCTCAACCTCTCTATTAACCCACTTTAAAGCACCGGAACGTAAAGCCTACTATGATTTTCTTCAAGAACCTGAATTCTCAGTCGACTTTTCAAAACTTAAGCCAGATTGGAGGGATTCACGGCAACAAGATCCTGCACGGGCGAAAGTGGAGAAATGAAATATAAGTAGATATGCAGTGAAAAGCCATAATGGTAATTCGTTATGGCTTTTCGTCATGAGGTATTTTCTGTCTGTTGTAATCATGTTGCCACATCAGTTGTTGGCAGTTTCAAATGCCAAATATCGAAGGGAATGCGGTTATAAAGCAAAAGAGAATAACAAAGAGATAATCTTGCCCGGCAACAGTAACAAGGTTTGAATAAACAGCTGCCATTTGGTATAGAAAAAGAAATGAGATGAGCATCATGATAAAAAGAAGCAAGATATGGTATTGACATGTCGTTCTTCTTAGCAAGGAACGTACTATGTAAGTAAGAGGGTTGGCAATGAAAAAGAAAAATTGGAAAGGCAAATATAAAAATAAAAGGCAATGACAAAAAATCGAATCTTCTTTCAAGCACCATTCCGTATATAACCAGTAAAACAAAAAATGCCAGTGTGCTTATGGTTGTTCCCTTAACATGCTTAATAAAATATTGAATTTAGCTCTCCTTAATGTATGTAGTATGTATCCGCCATTCATTTAATTTTAAAAAAATCAGGCTGCTACTAAAAATTCCATTTTCCTCTTAAATCTATACTTCAAAATGGAAAAATGACTTAGGAAAAAATCAATTTTAGAACTATGAGAAGCCTTGAAAATTCAATTTTAGCCATTTTACAACAAAAAAGAACACCGATAAACTGAACAGTGTAATTCCTCTCACCTCTTTGGCACAATCCTCTTACAGACACCACTAAAACAACTAAGCCCGCCAGCCGGGCACTTCACCATGCGGGCCACCTGCAGGTGAAGTGGAGATCGTAACTTCCTCAGTTCCGTTTCTCCAAAAAAGCCGCCGGATCAACGTGATTCGGCGGCTTTTAGTATGATGTGTTTTTGTTGTTTTCTGGATTGCCTGGGAATTGCCAGGCAATCATAGGTCTTTATACTCATAATTGCCTGGCAATTCCCAGACAACCCCAAACTTCATTCCAACTCAAACAGTTCCCTTAGTTCATCAATGGACAATTCGGTGATCCATTGTTCGCCGCTGATGATTTGATCGTTGAGTTCTTGTTTCGTTTGCAGCATTTCGTCGATTCGTTCTTCGAGTGTGCCGGGTGAAATGAGCTTGTGGACGTGGACGAAGCGGTTTTGGCCGATTCGGTAGGCGCGGTCTGTCGCCTGGTTTTCGACGGCCGGGTTCCACCATCGGTCATAGTGGATGACATGGTTGGCCGCTGTCAGGTTGAGTCCGGTCCCGCCCGCCCGCAGCGAAAGCACGAATATCGGCACTTCCCGGTTCTGGAAACGGCTGATCATGTCATCTCGGGCTTGCTTGGTAATCCCGCCGTGCATAAACAGCACCGGCACGCCGAATTGCTCCTTCACCACTTTTTCAATTAGGTGGCCCATGCCGACATACTGGGTGAAAATCAGGCACTGCTCGCCTCGGTCGAGGATGTTTTCCACGAGCTCAATTACTTTTTCCATTTTGGCCGACCGTTTTACCGGTCTACGTGCTTCCTGTTCTTTTAAAAACAGTGCGGGATGGTCACATAATTGCTTCAGTCTGTTCAAGGAGGAAAGAATCAATCCGCGCCGCTGCATTCCTCCGAGTTTCTCCACCTGGTTGAACGTGTCGTCGACGACCTGTTCATATAGGGAAGCTTGTTCGGCCGTGAACGGACAGTATTCTTTTTGTTCCTGCTTTTCCGGCAAGTCGAGTGCAATTTTTGGATCCGTTTTTGTACGTCTTAATAAAAACGGCTGAATCAATTTTTGCAGCTGTTCGACTTTACCATGTTCACTGTCGCGTTCCACTGGCAAAATGAACCGCTTTTTAAACGATGCAAGACTTCCGAGATAACCCGGGTTCAAGAAATCCATAATTGACCACAGTTCAGAGAGCCGGTTTTCCATCGGAGTGCCGGTCAGTGCCACACGATGGTCGGCACTCAAGCTTCGGATCGCCTTACTCTGTTTCGTCTGGACGTTTTTAATATTCTGCGCCTCATCTAGGCAGACCGCACTCCAGATCATCTGGCTGATTGTCGTCCGATCCTGGGCGGAAAGCCCGTAAGTCGTCAACACGACATCTGCTTTCATGGCTTTGTATAGAAAATCGGTATCTTTTTTCCGTCCGGGTCCGTAATGGAGGTGAACCTTAAGATCAGGAGCGAAGCGTTCAAGCTCTTTTTGCCAGTTTCCGATCACCGAAGTCGGTGCGATGATAAGTGCCGGACGCCGGACTTGATCTTCCTTTTTCATATATAGCAGATAGGCGATTAACTGAATTGTTTTGCCGAGACCCATATCATCCGCAAGCAGGGCTCCGAGTCCAAGCTTCCGTAAATAAGCAAGCCAGCGGTATCCTGTAAGCTGATAAGGACGAAGCGTGCCGTGCAGTTCATCCGGGAGCGGCTGTTCTGGAAGATGGTCAGTTTCAAGCAGGCGGCTGAACGCCGTTTCCCAGTCATCATTCAGCTGAAAAAGTATTTCGTCGCCATCATCTTCGGATAGTTTGTTTTGAAAAACATCGATTGCCCGGCGATTTTGCTGCTTCTCCTTCTCGAGCCGCTTTTGCAAGCGGGATATCGTGGCATCATCCAGCACAAACCATTGATTTTGTACCTGTACGAGCCGTTGATTGTCCTTTACAAGCTGTGCAAACTCGTTTTCGCTAAAGTCTTTATTTCCAATCGCCACTTTCCAGTTAAAATCAACGACAGAATTGAGGCCGACGAACGAATGGCCCGTTGTGAACGGTGAGGTCACTTCGGCCTTCAGTTTCGCCCCTGGCCTCTTGTCATTTGCCCACCATGATGGAAGCATAACCGTTACCCCGGCACGAGCAAGTAGGATGCTCATTTCGTTTAGAAACGTCCATGCCTCCTGATCATCAATTCTCGTTATCAATAACCCGTGCTCGTCCTGCCATGAATTGCCGGCGAGCTGTCCCCAGTATTTCCTTTCCTGTTCTGCCTTCTGAAGATAATTCTCCCATCCATCAGGGAATTCGTGGTCCTCCAGCCCATAATGATGACCGGTTTCTTCATCCATCAGAACCGTTTCCAGCTTCCAGTCCTGCTGGCCACCCTCAGGTTCCTCAAGCCGGAGCGCAAACGAAAACGGCATTTCCGTAGCCTGCCAGCCGATTTTCTCGAGCCACATTTCCTCATCAAGGTGTGCCGGAATTGCCTGGGAATTGCCAGGCAATTGTGGGTCTTTTTGCTCATGGTTGCCTGGCAATTGCCAGGCACTTAACCGTTCTGTCACTTCCTGCAGGTGAGGGTCTTCAATAGTTCTTTCGTTTAGTACAGCCGAAAGCCAGCCCTTTGCAAAGGGGGTGAGGTTTGTTCCTTCGGCTGTCCAGGATGCTTTGCCGTTTTTCCAGGAGGTGAAGTCCGGTTTATATTT
It encodes:
- a CDS encoding UDP-glucose dehydrogenase family protein, with translation MRIAIAGTGYVGLVTGVCLAEIGHDVTCYDIDRAKLNQLKQGNSPIYEPDLPQLLKKNISSGRLTFTDLPEEAYRQAEVIYIAVPTPQAADGSADLSYVSSAAERIAKSVVKDVIVVVKSTVPVGTNERVGDLVNGHLMVRGLKADVVSNPEFLREGSAVHDMFNGERIIIGSESERAAEIVISINEPFGIPFLKTDVRSAEMIKYASNAFLAAKVSFINEIASISEKLGADIEAVAAGMGMDKRIGDQFLRAGIGYGGSCFPKDTRALVQIAGNTDHKFELLESVIKVNNKQQSVLFDKAKGRFENLKGKKAAVLGLSFKPNTDDIREAASIVLINMLLFEGVEVTAYDPAALQKTKAILGNRIKYAKNGEEALQNADMAFLVTEWDEIKDIPFDDYTALMKKPVIFDGRNCHSLEEAAKHPVEYYSIGRRPVVNAMESTF
- a CDS encoding DEAD/DEAH box helicase, translated to MINAEFLRINCIWNENYRFFINAEDETGEALDPDKWKNAVFAWHEPSLYGTELEVELNKVILSPGDAVDFFALTLLPSLMPVLFVGEADEARETAEKLADILNEKKYKPDFTSWKNGKASWTAEGTNLTPFAKGWLSAVLNERTIEDPHLQEVTERLSAWQLPGNHEQKDPQLPGNSQAIPAHLDEEMWLEKIGWQATEMPFSFALRLEEPEGGQQDWKLETVLMDEETGHHYGLEDHEFPDGWENYLQKAEQERKYWGQLAGNSWQDEHGLLITRIDDQEAWTFLNEMSILLARAGVTVMLPSWWANDKRPGAKLKAEVTSPFTTGHSFVGLNSVVDFNWKVAIGNKDFSENEFAQLVKDNQRLVQVQNQWFVLDDATISRLQKRLEKEKQQNRRAIDVFQNKLSEDDGDEILFQLNDDWETAFSRLLETDHLPEQPLPDELHGTLRPYQLTGYRWLAYLRKLGLGALLADDMGLGKTIQLIAYLLYMKKEDQVRRPALIIAPTSVIGNWQKELERFAPDLKVHLHYGPGRKKDTDFLYKAMKADVVLTTYGLSAQDRTTISQMIWSAVCLDEAQNIKNVQTKQSKAIRSLSADHRVALTGTPMENRLSELWSIMDFLNPGYLGSLASFKKRFILPVERDSEHGKVEQLQKLIQPFLLRRTKTDPKIALDLPEKQEQKEYCPFTAEQASLYEQVVDDTFNQVEKLGGMQRRGLILSSLNRLKQLCDHPALFLKEQEARRPVKRSAKMEKVIELVENILDRGEQCLIFTQYVGMGHLIEKVVKEQFGVPVLFMHGGITKQARDDMISRFQNREVPIFVLSLRAGGTGLNLTAANHVIHYDRWWNPAVENQATDRAYRIGQNRFVHVHKLISPGTLEERIDEMLQTKQELNDQIISGEQWITELSIDELRELFELE
- a CDS encoding transposase; its protein translation is MPRNRIGWFPGALYHVVSRGSRRAPIFFHDRDRLKYFNLLHDTRQVFPFELHAYCLMTNHVHLLIEVDETPLGPIMQKLNHRYAVYFNRTHESSGHVFQGPYFATQITSIDDKLATSKYIHLNPVEAGLVKNAEDYPWSSCKAYVTGAFDSRLTSTSLLTHFKAPERKAYYDFLQEPEFSVDFSKLKPDWRDSRQQDPARAKVEK
- a CDS encoding DUF4349 domain-containing protein; its protein translation is MKRFKWVFAVMGTVILIFTAACSGGNEESVVTEDNVSKNEMATKEESEQEISGEAGAGDAASTVEDKVQSERKVAYEGDLSLEVETLDDFLPLVEKKTAELGGYMVESAVYKESEEHRGAHLSVRVPSKHFQDFMVYVEENSKEVNNRNVRGQDVTEEYVDLESRLKAKKAVEERLLAFMEEAQKTEDLLKISNDLGRIQEEIEQLQGRMKYLDNRIEYASITMNVSESYSPKLQDREELNTWDKTKDTFITTLNGLSAFASWIFVALVGFSPVLILLAIIGAAVWMIMRRRKRKQGESGK
- a CDS encoding YndM family protein, producing MDDHLKALGIKSVMTIAILYLVLGVFYGISFGNILLLTVILGSVAYFIGDLLIFPKTNNLVATLSDFGLTFLLIWLLAGMTIENALMAAVVSSLALAAGEWFFHKYMEDKVLEEPDRHLYNV